A section of the Mesorhizobium loti genome encodes:
- a CDS encoding Trm112 family protein, whose product MAADGRDGKNFNVDPKLLELLACPLTKGPLAWDPERGELVSRVAKLAYPVRDGIPIMLPSEARTLSAEDVLAPPPRLSGPG is encoded by the coding sequence CGGAAAGAATTTCAATGTCGACCCCAAGTTGCTGGAGCTTCTGGCCTGCCCGTTGACCAAGGGGCCGCTGGCCTGGGATCCGGAGCGGGGCGAGTTGGTCTCGCGGGTCGCCAAACTGGCTTATCCGGTGCGCGACGGTATTCCGATCATGCTGCCTTCGGAGGCGCGGACGTTGTCGGCCGAGGATGTGCTGGCGCCGCCGCCCCGCCTGAGCGGACCGGGTTGA